From Medicago truncatula cultivar Jemalong A17 chromosome 7, MtrunA17r5.0-ANR, whole genome shotgun sequence, a single genomic window includes:
- the LOC25497422 gene encoding ribulose bisphosphate carboxylase small chain 3A, chloroplastic, which produces MASSMMSSSAVTTVNRASSVQSGAVAPFVGLKSMAGFPITKVNKDITSITSNGGRVNCMQVWPPIGKKKFETLSYLPPLTREQLAKEVEYLIRKGWVACLEFETEKGFVYRENHSSPGYYDGRYWTMWKLPLFGATDASQVLKELDEVVVAYPNAFVRIIGFDNVRQVQCISFIAHTPEVY; this is translated from the exons ATGGCTTCCTCTATGATGTCCTCTTCAGCTGTGACTACAGTTAACCGTGCCTCTTCGGTACAATCCGGTGCGGTGGCTCCATTCGTCGGACTCAAGTCCATGGCTGGCTTCCCAATTACAAAGGTCAACAAAGACATTACCTCCATTACAAGCAATGGCGGAAGAGTAAACTGCATGCAG GTGTGGCCTCCTATTGGCAAGAAGAAGTTTGAGACTCTTTCATATCTTCCACCATTGACCAGAGAACAATTGGCGAAAGAAGTTGAATACCTTATAAGGAAGGGATGGGTTGCTTGCTTGGAATTTGAGACCGAG AAAGGATTTGTGTACCGTGAGAACCACAGTTCACCAGGATACTATGACGGACGTTACTGGACAATGTGGAAGTTGCCTTTGTTTGGAGCAACTGATGCTTCTCAAGTGTTGAAGGAGCttgatgaagttgttgttgcTTACCCTAATGCCTTTGTCCGTATCATCGGATTCGACAACGTTCGTCAAGTTCAATGCATCAGTTTCATTGCACACACACCTGAAGTTTACTAA